From Toxorhynchites rutilus septentrionalis strain SRP chromosome 2, ASM2978413v1, whole genome shotgun sequence, a single genomic window includes:
- the LOC129768529 gene encoding larval/pupal cuticle protein H1C-like produces the protein MAFKFVVFVASLAFASAGYLEAPVAHYSSAPSVSYSTISQPAPLAKTVAYAAPAAYASYAHAAPLAYAAPITKTLSYSAPAVGATHESTIRSHDATVSHYSKAVDTPYSSVRKSDIRVTNEAPKLALASYAHAPAIATYSHAPVVAKQVSYAAPALTTYSHSAPVALTKQVSYAAPAVATYAHAAPAIASYSHAAPAIASYSHAAPAYTSYAHAAPAIATYAHAAPAIAAHSTKTLTYSPAVEVAHVSYDGSHAHYGW, from the exons ATGGCATTCAAG ttCGTCGTATTCGTGGCTTCGTTGGCTTTTGCCAGCGCTGGATATCTTGAAGCTCCAGTGGCTCACTACTCCTCGGCTCCATCTGTGAGCTACAGCACTATCTCCCAGCCCGCTCCATTGGCCAAGACTGTGGCCTATGCTGCTCCAGCTGCGTATGCCTCGTACGCCCATGCCGCTCCTCTGGCTTACGCCGCACCAATCACCAAGACCCTGTCGTACTCTGCCCCAGCCGTTGGAGCCACCCACGAGAGCACCATCCGTTCCCATGATGCCACCGTGTCTCACTACTCCAAGGCCGTCGATACTCCATACTCCAGCGTTCGCAAGTCCGACATCCGAGTCACCAACGAAGCCCCAAAACTGGCCCTCGCTTCCTATGCCCATGCCCCAGCTATTGCCACCTACTCCCATGCCCCAGTCGTCGCTAAGCAGGTGTCCTATGCTGCTCCAGCTTTGACCACCTACAGCCACAGCGCCCCAGTTGCCCTTACCAAGCAGGTCAGCTATGCCGCTCCAGCTGTCGCCACCTACGCTCATGCTGCCCCAGCCATCGCCAGCTACTCCCATGCTGCTCCAGCTATCGCTAGCTACTCCCATGCCGCCCCTGCCTACACCAGCTACGCTCATGCCGCCCCAGCTATTGCAACCTATGCCCATGCTGCCCCAGCTATTGCTGCCCACTCCACCAAGACCCTGACCTACTCCCCAGCCGTTGAGGTCGCCCATGTCTCCTACGATGGATCCCATGCTCATTATGGCTGGTAA